The Arachis ipaensis cultivar K30076 chromosome B03, Araip1.1, whole genome shotgun sequence region aaaattgataagaataataaaaaaattttttattagtatttttacaTTCTTTCTATTAAAATagatacaaaatacactaatttaataTCTTTATACACAATAGTTCTATTTCTATCTCATTTGATCCGTCCTTATAAACAAATGTGGAATAAATTCGTGATCCGATCACAAAATACATCACGAAATTGAAGGTAAGTCACTCAAATTACAATTGTTCACATGTAAATTCTTTAGTATAAATTATTGAGAACGTAATTATAATGATTAGAGCGTCTTAGTcaatgagtaatagttcaaatggcatagtctccccatactcatttAAGATGTTGCGGGTTcgaatctcctatctttggtaaaaaaaaaatgattagaGCGTCTTAAAGTGATAAGCAGTGCTTAATTAAGAGGCCAGTTTTCTGGTGCCTATGTTTTTGGTGGTTAAGAGTGGCTATGGTTGACCAGCCATCAACACGAGCACACGTGGAATGAGACGTTAGCACTAATTCAACATTAGGCTGAAAGGAGATACGGTAACTGAAAGGGCATAGTATTCGCACACCGTCAGCACCGAGAGAGAGCTCCACTGCTCCGCTGAGGAACTCACACCTTCAACGGTGGCGGCGACTTCCCCTGCTTCTCTCCGAAACGACCTGGGTCAACAAGTATCCGTCTGTAACGGCAGGCAACCGCCTTCCGATACTAAGGCAACAAGTACAGTCGGAGACGAGGCGTTCCCAGCATGAGTGCTCGACACTTGCTACTTTTGGGTTTGGGAATTTCTCAAAATTTTCCACCTATTTTATCGAAGGGTTCTGTCTTTGGTTTTCCAAATTTCACAAAGAGAAAGTTTAGGGTCAGTAGATTTTGTGAGTTTTAGTCATCAGTTAGCCattaatgatatttttaatggtataagATTACATCTAAGAATATAGaatcattcaattttcttttaatgattAAGTGCTGACCAGAATTTAATAAAAGTGCTTCTTTCACAAATATCTCTCCCATCATTCACTCCTGAAGGCTGATCCAATACTTTTACCCCACGTTCATTAGTTCGTTTACCGTGATCAGATGGGTCAAACCTTTGGTCAGTTTCTGGATTGGATGTTGCAGCTTAGCCACCATAGTCATGTAACCCACACAGTCACCACAGACTGCACCAATTAAGAATAACAATATTTATCATGGTGATAGGTATGCATAATATCAACAACTCTTGAACTTGAGTTTGAGTAGGTTCAACCTTAAGGCGGCATAAATCTGTTTCTTGAGAATTTTCCATGCCAGAGAGTTATTGAGCACCTCAATGACCACCCAGATGAAAACAATGATGAAAAGGTAAGAAATAATCTTATCCACAAGTTGTGTTCCAGGGTCGGGCGACATCAACTGCATAGAAAAGAGATAGCTGAAGGTGATGGAAAAAGTCGGACCAATGAGTTGAAAACCAACCCAGCCAGTGGGTATTAGAATAAGAATTGTAAGAATGGTGAAGAAAAGGGCAGTCTTGTTAAGGAATGCTAAGGCAAAGAAAACAATTTCTTCTCCGAATTCCTAGCATTTAAAGTATTATCATAAGTTATCATTTCACTCTTGCTCACTTAAAAGTTAGAGTGTCTTTATAGTTACACACTGCCTTTTTTTATACTTTAGTATATCTTTTCAGCCAAAGAAGGAACAAGTTCAACTTCGCTAGAGATGAACTTTGCCTCAGTAAGCTTACGAATAcaggaaaagaaagtaaaagatttGGTGATGCGAACATGAACTCCGATTCGCGTCAGCAAACTAACTCAATGGAAGGTCCAATTGAAAACTCAGCTGATGTACCTGCCGAAGAGGGGCGAGAAGCAGCAAGTCCAATTAGAAATAGGAGGGTGAGAAAGGCCCCATATTGGGCCAGGgactatcaaatgggaaagtgaGTGTGGGTGCACAATAGAAGTAGGATGGAGAGTTAGTTAGAACACCAGGAGAATATAGTGGGAGGTGAGGTATAGTGGGAGGCAGAAAAAAGGATTAAGTCTGTTACGGGTGGAGTTTATTCTCCCTGAACTCAAAGGCAGGGAATTGTGACGTATATCTATATTTCAGAATTAATACaccattcttcttctcttttaatCAAATTTTACATTGATTTCTCTTTACTGCTATATTCTTGTGCAACATATTGGTGCTTTCATTGAGAGGTGTTGCGATGGACACTGGAACTTCCCTCTCCCGATTGGAAGAAGTATGCAAGCAAAATCGATCTGAGATCGCCGCGTTGCAGCGAAACCATATAGAGACGATGTCGCAACTCTCCAGCACTCAGGAACGGATCGGATCGGTTGAGTCCTCCATGAAAAACATTGAGAAGATGTTGCGTGAGACTCTGAAGCTGAAGCAGGCAGTCCTAGAGCAGAGGACCAACAATAGTTTTTCTGACTTCACGAGTGAATCCCAATCAAGCTACTAGCCAAAAAGAGTGAAGACGGAGTTGCCTACGTTTGACGGTGAAGGTGTAGAAGAGTGGACGTTCCGAGCTCGTGAGTACTTCGAGCTATATGCGGTGCTTGAAGCGTGGAGGGTAAGAATGCTTTCATTTCATTTGACTGGAGCTGCCTATACTTGGTATCGTTGGTGTGTGAACAATGCCATTAACCACACATGGGAGAGTTTTTTGGAAGCTCTTTGTACCAGGTTCGGCAAGAGCTTGTTCCATGATCCCAAGGCGGCCTTGAATGAGCTTAAACAGACAACAACGGTGGCTGCATATCAGCATAAGTTCGAGGAGCTCTCGAACCAGGTGACGGGATTAAGCGAGAAGTGGGTGATCTCATTGTTTGTGGCCGGTTTATCGGAACCGTTGAAATGCGAATTGATGTTAGCCAAGCCTAGATTATATGTTGATGCTGTCTCGTTGGCTAAACTCCATGAGTAGAAGAACTTGGCCTGCTCCGTGAATTTGAGACCACAAGGGTACCGCAACCTTGGAGGCGCCCCCACCAGCCATCTCAGTTTCCCAAAGTCAGCGCCCATACGCCCACCAAGCATTACTTCGTCAGCCATGGGAAGCGGCACCACAACGGAAAAAGCAACCACCCCAATCCAGAAGCGTCTCTCGGCTGCAGAAATCAAACAGAGACGAGATAAGGGCCTATGTTACTATTGTGATGAGAGATATTCGATGGGGCACAAGTGCAAGTCTACCTTCCTACTACTGGTCGGAGAAGAGGAGATGGAGGAATTGACGAGGGAGCGACCAGGGGTAGACGAGAGTGAGGATACTGATCCTTTCACAGCGCTGCCGGATCCAGAGGGAGGAGAGACAGTGGAGATTAGCTTCAATGCTATGGTTGGCACTTATCATCTGGAGACCATTAGAATAGCTGGAACATGTGGCGGTCAGCCTGTTATGGTTGATAGATGGTGGAAGCACCCATAATTTCATGAAGGAATCCACTGCCAAGAAGTTACAATTAACTTTGACCCCGGTGCATCAATTAAATGTATATGTAAGTAATGGGGAGTGCATTGGGTGTGCTTCAAAATGTAGCGATGTACCACTGCACATGCAAGGCTATGGGTTTCGCTTAGAGACATTCATCCTAGATATCAAGGGAGTGGATATTGTGTTAGGGGCTCAGTGGCTAATGCAATTGGGCGATGTCACTATGAATTATATGAATTTGACTATGTCCTTTAAGTTTGGGGAACTTACGGTCAAGCTGCAGGGAGAAAGGTTGTTTCATCCTGGTGCGGTGGGCACCCGGGCTCTTAATAAGATGGTATCCGCAGATGTCATCGCATCTTTCTTACACTTACGGATGATTGAACATGCCCCTGTACTTGCACCAAATCAGGCAGAGCAAGATGAGAATGTAAAATTGttattgcatgaatttaaggaggTGTTCCAAGAGCCGGAAGACTTACCTCCTCAAAGAGACATTGAGCATCAAATACATCTGCAGCCAGGAGCTAATCCGGTTAACATGCGCCCCTACCGTTACCCTCATTACCAAAAGGAAGAGATTGAGAAGTTGGTTGAGGAAATGCTGCAAGCGGGAGTGATCAGAGAAAGCCATAGTGCCTTCTCTAGCCCAGTGTTATTGGTGCGCAAGAAGGACGGCAGCTGGCGTTTTTGCGTGGACTATCGCGCTCTCAATGCCATCACCATCAAAGATAAGTTCCCTATTCCAACCATTGATGAAATTCTAGATGAGCTTTATGGTGCTGCTATTTCTCCAAGATTGACTTACGCTCCGGTTATCACCAAATTAGGGTGCGAGAGGAAGATATACACAAGACAGCGTTTCGTACGCACTTGGGACACTATGAATTCTTGGTCATGCCTTTCGGTCTCACAAATGCCCCCTCTACCTTCCAAGCAACAATGAATAGAGTATTTGGCCCCTACCTCTGGAAGTTCATCGCTGTCTTTTTCGATGACATTCTTGTTTACAGCCGAACAAGATAGGACCATCTCCACCACCTACGGACAGCCTTGGGTGTCTTACTTCAACACCAATTTGTTGCCAAGCTCTCTAAGTGCACATTCTGCCAGCCGCAGGTGGAGTATCTTGGTCATGTAGTGAATGGGGAAGGAGTTCAAGTTGATGCCTCCAAAATTAAAGTAATTGTGGAGTGGCCAGGCCCTCAACCTTGAAGCAGCTCAGAGGCTTCCTGGGGCTTACCGGGTACTACAGGCGGTTTGTAGCTAAGTATGCACACCTCGCAGCACCCCTTACAGAGTTGTTAAAGAAAAACAGTTTCGCTTGGACAAGGGAGGCTGAAGTTGCTTTCGAAACCTTGAAGAAAGCTCTCACTCATACCCCTGTCCTGACCTTGCCAGATTTTTCGTTACCATTCACAGTTGAGACTGATGCTTCTGCTCATGGAATAGGTGCTGTTTTGTCACAGCAAGGTCACACAATTGCATACTTTAGTAAGAAATTAAATAGTAGATTTAAGATGGCTTCTGCGTATGTGAGGGAGCTCTACGCTATTACTCAAGCTATGGCCAAGTGGTGGCATTACTTAGGGGCGTCGTTTCTGCATTAAGACAGATCATCAGGGTTTGCAAGAACTAATGAACCAGGTGGTGTTGACCCCTGACCAACAATTTTACCTCACTAAGTTGTTGGGGTATGATTTTGAGGTGGTGTATCGTTCTGGCAAGACCAACTTGGCCGCAGATGCTCTTTCAAGACAGGATGAGGAGGAACTTCTTAACACTGATGCAGAGTTCCAGACTTTCTCCACAGTTCAATCTTCATTGATTCCGACCTTGCTACGTGCTACTGCCGAGGACCAAGAATCTCAGCTGCTAATTGCGCAATATAATCAGGGCACCTTACCTGCTGATTTCATCCATCAAGAAGGGCTTTTGGTTTATCGTGGGAGGATTTGGGTCCCTGATTTTGAAGGTCTACGGGTTAAATTGCTCCAAGAGTTCCACCTTACTCCTATGGCTGGCCACCAGGGAGAACTCAAGACATTTAAAGCATTGAGCAGTGTATTTTTCTGGCCGGGAATGCGCCGGGACATTCACAAATTCATCAGGGAGTGCAACACTTGTCAAACAACCAAATATTGCCCATCCAAAACTCAAGGACTTCTTCAACCGTTACCGGTACCAAAAGGACCATGGATGGAGCTCTCTATGGACTTCATTGTTCATCTTCCTAAATCTGCCGGCTATTTAGCCATCATGGTGGTAGTGGACCGCTTTAGCAAGACAGCCCACTTTGAAGCTCTGCGTCCTGGCTTTACTGCTGCATCTGTTGCTAAGGTCTTCATTGCTTCCGTGGTCAAGCTACATGGATTTCCTACTGTCATTGTCTCAGACTGCGATCCCATTTTTCTCAGCCGATTTTGGCGGAGCTTGTTGGAGCATAGCGGAACTAAACTACACTATAGTACAGCTTATCATCCTCAGAGCGATGGTCAAACGGAAGTCACAAATCGTTCCTTGGAGCAGTATTTGCGGGCATTCACCCATTCGCGACCACAAAGTTGGGTTGCCTTCCTGCCTTGGGCTGAATTCTGCTACAATAGTTCCTTTCATTCTACAATCCAAATGACACCCCATGAAGCATTGCACGGATTTCCAATGAACCTTTCTCCGGGTTATATCTCAGGGGCTTCTCCAGTACTGGAAGTGGATCAGTTTTTGGGTACTCGAGAGATCCTTAACGATGAATTGGGATTTTATCTGCATCAAGCAAGGCAGAGAATGAAAAAACAAGCAGATAAAAATCGCAGAGATAAGGAGTTCAAGGAGGGTGATTGGGTTTTATTGAAGCTTAAACCGTACCGGCAGATTTCACTCTTCCTCAAGGAGCACCCGAAGTTAGGACGGCAATTCGTCGGCCCTTACCGTGTGCAGCGGCGAATTGGGAAGCTCGCATACCGATTGGAGTTGCCGGAGGGGAGCACTATCCACCCGGTCTTCCATGTCTCTATGTTGAAAGAATATCATGGGGAACCCCCAACGGAAATCCCGGCGTTGGCAGCGACGCCCACGACCTTCCAGCCCCTCCTAACTGCGATTTTCGGACGTCGCATTGTCATGCGGGGGGAGTGCCCTTCGAACAGGTGATGGTGGATTGGGCAGGGTCTCCTCGCAAAGAGTCAGCTTGGGTAGACAAGGATGAACTCCAACGATTGTTCCCAGATGTTGACCTTGAGGACAAGATCCCTGTCGGACAGGGGATAGTTGATGCGAACATGAACTCTGATTCGGGTCAGCAAACTAACTCAATGGAAGGTCCAATTGAAAACCCAGCTGATGTACCTGCCGAAGAGGGGCGAGAAGCAGCAAGTCCAATTAGAAATAGGAGGGTGAGAAAGGCCCCATATTGGGCCAGGGACTATCAAATGAGAAAGTGAGTGTGGGTGCACAAGAGTTAGTTAGAACACCAGGAGAATATAGTGGAAGGTGAGGTATAGTGGGAGGCAGAAAAAAGGATTAAGTCTGTTACGGGTGGAGTTTATTCTCCCTGAACTCAAAGGCAGGAAATTGTGACGTATATCTACATTTCAGAATTAATAcaccattcttcttcttttttaatcaaattttacaTTGATTTCTCTTTACTGCTATATTCTTGTGCAACATTTGGTATATTAGTCAACTCTTCCTAGAATTTTTTTCTATTCGAACAATATATAAGATTCAATGTATGTCAAAATAGTAAACTACACGTACAGAGTTAGGATGTGAATGATGAGGTAGCATGCATATATACCTGTAGGTCGTTATTGATAGCTGAAACGTGCAGAATATAATGGTGTTTCCTGCCTCATCCTTGCCATTAACGATGGAGTACTTCAAGCATGCAGACCCTTGCGCGTGTTTCTCCTTAGCCAGCCAACCAGTTGAGGTCAATAGGGTATGAAAATCCATTTTAATTTGTACTGATTAACCCACGTTGTCGCTAAGGAAAGGGGGTGTATGACTGTATGCGTTTTTGATTTGGAAAAATGTTTATCTATTACTAAAGTGTGAGAACAAATTGTTTATTGCAGAACCTTAGAAGATGTTAATCATCACGAATTACCCTAATTAATAGTGGCTAATTAAAGGACTAGCAAttagtatatatattatttattgcaTTACAAACAGTTACATTAAACCAGAGAGAACAACAGACAAAATCCAGAGTAGATGATGACAGTTAGAAGCGTCACTTGACCAGCAATCCTGTATGTCGTGATTGATAACAGAAAGGTGCAAAATGGTGTTGCCTGCCACATCTCTCCAGTTCAACACCCTTGCGGGTATTTCTCCTGAGCCACCCAACCAGCACCCTGAGAGCATCAAACTGCTGATATCTCACTGCAACGTGAAGAGCATTCTCATCAAACTAAGAGGTCACGGTCTCCTATTTCACTTACAAGATGAAGAGGGGTGCTGCCCTCCCTTCCTTTCACTGTTCATGTCTACAAGGCGACGAGCCAGTTTGCTATGCCCATTTTTTATAGCAAGGTGGATGGGGCTGAACCCTTGCTGGTTGAGCTTCAAAGCAAATGAGGGCAAAGTAGAGATACTTGAGCTCCAGCTCAGGATTCGTCCTGAGATCCACGGATGCAGCAATATGCAAAGGTGTGCTAACAGATGGTTTCGAATCAGCATCATTCAAGATATCTTGATCCCCCTGAATTAGAGCGTAGAGAGCAGCTTCATCCAACGGGCTTACATTATTTGCCATGCTTTTTGTATGCTAACAAGCTTTTTTGCTAGTAATCAAACTTAAAAAGGTGATGCTGCACCAAATGATCTTGATGATACTACTATATTTAATAGAGTACACGCACATCATATACCCAAACTTAAaccatatataaataaattcCTGATCTGGATCACAAAAATACATCACGAAATTAAAGTTGAGGcactcaaattaaaatttaaaactgttCACATGCAAGTTCTTCAGTGGAAATTACTGAGAATTAAAGTACATGACTAAAATGGATGACCAAGAAATCAACCAACACAATGATCAGTAGTAAAGTGCTCTGCCATCCAGTGGGAAATGCACTTATATATGAATAGACACGCGGTAGAAGAAAAATTAGTCAGTATGGTATGTGAATCCGTGGTCAAATTTGTACTGATCATTAAACCCACGTTGATATTGCTCAAGAAAGGGGGTGTATGCGTGTTTGGTTTGGAAAAATAGGGGGTTCGCAGATCTACGATAAATATTGCATCCCATCTAAAATTGTGGATACAATCTGATTTCGGAGACTGATCGAATCTAGGATCCGATCCACACCCTTTAAGGATCGGATCGCAGGGAAAAAATCTTCTAAAGTGACAatgttagtaatgtggtaaagtgatattttaatcctctttaaATTTGTAACATTTATTATCTGTGCGCCCCATTATCTTAATCCAATGGTGATTAACAGCGTACTTTTTCCTCTAAAGTGACAATACAATTTTAGAGGAGTCAGATCCGGATCGCAGATATCTGCTCTACATTCGTGTATCCGATCCGCGGTGCAGATCtgcacaataataattaaaaaataaataaatatatatttggtattatatttacttgtttgtatgttttagttagtagttattattcatatattgtattattttatttttgttatttaagaaaagtttgattaaaaatattttaggaataaataaatttaaaagagtgaaaaaatatttttattgaattttttatatagaaatatgattaaaaagaaaaggttcaattatgcggatatacccaATATCCAATCAGACAAAGAAAAAATGCAGATATTATATCCGATCCGATGAAGACTGTGCGGATCGAATCGAATCGTACACCCCTATGGAAAAATGTCTATCTGTTACTAAAGTGTGTGGACAAATTGTTTATTACTGAACTTTAGAAGATGTGAATCATCAAGCATTACCCCTAATTCAAGGACTAAAAGCCACACTTGAGATAAAAAAATGGAGACGAAGAGGTAGTATATATCTTTATCATGTATTATTGCATTACAACAGCATGAAAATAAAGCCTGAATTGAAACAAAACAACCAATAAACATGCAAACTTTCTAGCAAGGATAGGCACACACGATCAAATTAAACTATAAACTTGTGTAGTTCTAACTTTAAGTCTGCATAGAATCTTTTCGCCTTCAAAGTCAACGAAGATGCTGAAGGTAAGTTCATCATCATTTCAATGGCTACCAAGCAATAAATAACAACATAAACAACCATCATAACGGTAGCTATATGTCTACCTCTAGTTGTTGGCGATATCAGCTGCATAGAATAAAGATAGCTGAAGGCAAAGGAAAAAATTGGCCCAAGCAACAGAAACCCAACGGAACTGCTGAGTATTAGTGTAAGAATGGTAAGTGTTGTGACCAAAAGCACGAGCGTGTTAATGGCTAATATGGCAACAAAACCACTGGCTGATAGGACAGATTTTCCGGCCGGAGGACTAAGTACAGTTTGGTAGATTCCGGTTAGAAGCAGAGCTGCAACTACCAAGTAAGATTCGCGCTGTATATCTGAGATATTGTGTCTAGTGCGTTTTACACGGATAATTATTCTTCGGTGAAGTGTGATGTTTAGTTTGAGTTGAGTTGCAAGGGTGGGATCATCTTTAACCGATGAACCGCGTTTTGCTCCAACCTTCTCTAATTCTCTCTCCATCTCTGTGCTACAAGCTCTGTCTAAAGCTGTTCTGTTTTCTGAGTTCTTGCTGTTTAAATTCATGCTTTTACACTTTATCAACAAATTCAGAGCCTATGAAACATTACAGGAGCACACAAATGAATTTACACCAAATTTGTAATTCTATCAAGGATAATCcgagttttattaaattttaagatAGATACTTGTTAAAGTCAacgatattaattttttttgtaattataaTATTAGATGCCTCAATTACCCTAGTTAAAAAATTGTTGTTTAaatgtaaaattttttatctaataCATGAAATTCTTAACAAAACTTTTTATACTTAAATTTACTATAACTTTCAATTTCATAAGTCATAAAAGTAAATATCATCAtgcaaaatgaataaaaaatcatcaataatatttACTATATAGAAATATTATTTGGTtgtacataaaaaaaaataattattctttGCTAATAATTTAGATGATAAtaatattttgaaagaaaaatgcCTAATATATAAAGATGAGTATAGATGTATGTGCTCGTATCAGCATCTTAGTTTTTGATTTGTCGGATTGAGAAATATTGCgagaaatttaaaaaacaaaatgagTATAGATGTACAGAAAGTGTACTTGTATGTCATGATTGAGAGCTGAAAGATGTAAGATGGTGTTGCCTCCCTCGTCTTTCCAGTTCAAGATAGAGCGTTCCAAGGTTGCAGCACCTCTGCGAGTATTTGTCCTGAGCCAACCAATGAGCACTTGCAGAGCCTCCAACTGTTGATGTTTGAGCGCAACATGAAGCGCAGTCTCCCTTCTCACAGTCACATCCTCAATTGAGTCAGGACAAACCTCGAGAAAATAGGCCAAAACTTGAGCTTCTCCCTTTTGACTTACAATTGTATGAAGAGGAGTAATGCCTTCTCTTCCTTTGACTCGGACGAGGTCCTTGTCGATGTCCACGAGGCGACGAACCAGTTCGCCATGGCCTTTTTGAATGGCAAGGTGGATGGGGCTGAGGCCATGCGTGTCTAGCTTCAAAGCAAATGAAGGTTTCAATCTCATAATCTCAGTAGCAAAGTGGATGTGGCCAGCAGATGCAGCTGTATGCAGAGGAGTCTCAACAAAGGGTATGGCTTCCACGTCTTCTAGAATATATGGATTTGCTTCAATTAGCGCGTAGAGACGGTTTATGTCTCCGGATTTAGCAGCTTCTTCTAACGGACTAATAACATTCGCCATCTTTAATAATTTGTTTGTTGTTTGAGCTTCTTTACTTTGTTCTTAATGAAGACTCCAATACCACAAGTTAATTCAATTATATCATACGATTATCCACTTTTAGACTCCATTAGATTCGCCAACAGAATAAACGAAATCCAGAGTATGATGTATGAAACTCATTTTAGAATGAGTAAATTATTAAGAATCACTAGCAATATTGAGTTCAGGGCTTTGAAAGTGTCAAATCTTCATAAATAATGAAGGAAAAAGCCTTATATGAAGATTGAATAATGATATAAATCTA contains the following coding sequences:
- the LOC107629081 gene encoding ankyrin repeat-containing protein BDA1-like — translated: MANVISPLEEAAKSGDINRLYALIEANPYILEDVEAIPFVETPLHTAASAGHIHFATEIMRLKPSFALKLDTHGLSPIHLAIQKGHGELVRRLVDIDKDLVRVKGREGITPLHTIVSQKGEAQVLAYFLEVCPDSIEDVTVRRETALHVALKHQQLEALQVLIGWLRTNTRRGAATLERSILNWKDEGGNTILHLSALNHDIQALNLLIKCKSMNLNSKNSENRTALDRACSTEMERELEKVGAKRGSSVKDDPTLATQLKLNITLHRRIIIRVKRTRHNISDIQRESYLVVAALLLTGIYQTVLSPPAGKSVLSASGFVAILAINTLVLLVTTLTILTLILSSSVGFLLLGPIFSFAFSYLYSMQLISPTTRGRHIATVMMVVYVVIYCLVAIEMMMNLPSASSLTLKAKRFYADLKLELHKFIV